The DNA window GGCGTCACGCCGCTCCATTCATAGGCGAACAGCTTGCCGGTGCGGCCGACGCCGGTCTGGATCTCGTCGAAGATCAGGAGCAGTCCCTGGCTGTCGCACAGGGCGCGCAGCTCGCGCAGGAAGGAGGCCGACACGGTCCTGACGCCGCCCTCGCCCTGGATCGGCTCGATCATGAGGGCTGCCGTCTGCGGGCCGATCACCGCCTTGAGAGCCTCGAGATCCTCGGGCGGCACCTGGTCGAACCCCTGCACCTTGGGACCGAAGCCCTCCAGGTACTTCGGCTGGCCGCCGGCCGCGATCGTGCCGAGCGTGCGGCCGTGGAAGGCGCCCTCGAAGGTCACGATGTGGAAGCGCTCGGGGTTGCCGTTCACATAATGGTAACGGCGGGCCATCTTGATCGCGGCCTCGTTCGCCTCGGCGCCGGAATTGGTGAAGAACACGTAATCCGCGAAGGTGGCGTCGACGAGCCGCTGGGCGAGGCGCTCGCCCTCGGGGATCTGGAACAGGTTGGAGCTGTGCCAGATCCTGGCGGCCTGCTCGGACAGGGCCTTGACCAGGTGCGGATGCGCGTGGCCGAGGGCATTCACCGCGATGCCGGCGCCGAAATCCAGATATCGCTCGCCATCTCGGCCGTAGAGCCAGGGGCCCTCTCCCTTCTCGAAGGAAAGCTCGGCGCGGGCAAAAGTCGGCAGCAATGGCGATGTCACGGGTTGTCTCCGCCTGAAGAGAGGCCCAAGGTCGCACCCGGGCCCGAAAAAGAAAGCGCCGCCCCAACGGGGGCGGCACGGGAAGGGATTCTAACGAGGTGCGGGACCCTGTCAATTCAAGAGAAATGAAGTCACTCATCACAAGGAATTTTTGCCGATTTCGGGCCAGGGTGAGTTCCTTGGGGAAAACGACAGGGCCTCAACGGGGACTCTTGCGCCCGAGTCCACCCATCCTGTACCTTCGGGGTAGTCGAGTACAGCATTCGTGCCACGGCATTCACCCTCAGGAGCGATCCTCGCAACGCGGTCGGACACAAAACCCTGTCCGCGAGGCATCCGGGATTCTGAGCTTGACGCCTGTCGCGAAGGAGGAAAGTTTAAAAATGATGGATGCGGGCGGAACTTGGACGGACGAGCGGGTCGAGCTTCTCAAGAAGCTCTGGACCGATGGTTTGAGCGCGAGCCAGATCGCCGCCGAGCTTGGCAACGTGACCCGCAACGCGGTGATCGGCAAGGTTCACCGCCTCGGCCTGTCCGGCCGGGCCAAGGATGCGAAGCCTGTCGCTTCGGCGGCCGCCCGTCCCCGCAAGGCGACCCGCGCCCCGAGCGCGCCGGCTCCGATTGCGCCCCAGCCGCACAACAACAACGTGGTGCTGGCCCCGATCCCGCTGCAGCCCGCGGCCGAGGAGCCCGTGGTGTTCGCCGAGGACGAGGTCGCCATCCCCATGTCCGAGCGGGTGACGATCATGGATCTGCGTGAGTCCATGTGCCGCTGGCCCATGGGCGACCCGACGAAGCCCGAGTTCCGCTTCTGCGGCGCCCGCTCGATCACGGGCCTGCCCTATTGCACCCATCACGCCCGCATCGCCTACCAGCCGGTGGCCGACCGCAAGCGTGAGCGCCGGCTCGCCCGGGCCTGAGGACAATCATTTCAAGAAAATGGCCGCGCCGACGATGTCCGGCGCGGCCTTTTGCGCTTTTGCCCTTGGCCCGTCACAGAATCCTGCAGAACCACCGGTCCGAGAAAGCAAGGGGGTCAGGATCGGATCTCTCTTCCGTCGTCACCGGCCTTGTGCCGGTGATCCCGATTGTTCGAAACGCAGAGCCTCACCGGATCGGGATGACCGGGACAAGCCCGGCCATGACGTGGGGTGGAACGGCAACTTCGGGATCGGGAGAGTTGCGCTCTCAGAATGCGTCAGGCGCTCGCCGCCTGCTGCTCCTCGCGGGCGAAGGTCTCGTCGAAGGAGTAGCCGGCGCCGCGCACGGTCCGGATCGGGTCGGGGCGGCGCGGCAGGCCGATGGCCTTGCGCAGGCGGCCCACATGGACGTCGACCGTGCGTTCGTCGATATAGACGTCATGCCCCCAGACGGCGTTGAGCAGGTGCTCGCGGGAGAAAACGCGCCCGGGGCTCTGCATCAGGAACTCGAGCAGCCGGAACTCGGTCGGTCCCAAGTGCAGCTCCTGGCCGGCACGCCGCACCCGGTGGGTCTCGCGGTCGAGCTCGATGTCACCGGCCTTGAGCAGGGTCGCGATATGCGCGGGCTTGGCCCGCCGCAGCAGCGCACGCACGCGGGCCAGCAGCTCCGGCACCGAGAAGGGCTTGACGATGTAGTCGTCGGCGCCCGTGGAGAGGCCGCGGATCCGGTCCCCCTCCTCGCCGCGCGCCGTGAGCATGATCACCGGCAGGCGTTCGGTCTCGGTGCGGGCGCGGATGCGCCGGCAGAGCTCGATCCCGGACAGGCCGGGCAGCATCCAGTCGAGCAGCACGATGTCGGGAACCTGCTCCCGGAGGCGGATCTCCGCCTCGTCGCCGCGCGAGACGCTGTCAACCTCGTAGCCTTCGGCTTCGAGGTTGTAGCGCAGGAGCAGCATCAAGGGCTCCTCGTCCTCGACGATCAGAACGCGCGGTCCCATGCATCAGGCTCCTGCTGCGACCGTCGTGTCGATGGAGCGGTCGTTCTTGGGCCGGTCGATGGCCAGCGTCTCGCCCGTCACCAGGTAATGCACCGTCTCGGCGATGTTGGTGGTGTGATCGCCGATGCGCTCGATGTTCTTGGCGCAGAACAGGAGATGCGTGCAGAACGAGATGTTGCGCGGATCTTCCATCATGTAGGTGAGGAGCTCGCGGAACAGGGACGTGTAGAGCGCGTCGATGGCACCGTCGCGCTTCCACACGTCCAGGGCCTTCTCGGTATCTTTCTGCGCATAGGCGTCGAGCACATCCTTGAGCTGGCCGAGGACGAGATCGCCCATGTGCTGGAGGCCGACGACGATCTTCTGCGGCTGGAAGTCGTCGCCGATCGCCAGGGCCCTCTTGCCGATGTTCTTGGCCATGTCGCCGATGCGCTCGACGTCGCCGGAAATGCGGATGGCCGAGATCGTCTCGCGCAGATCGACGGCCAGCGGCTGGCGTCGGGCGATGGTCAGGATGGCGCTCTCCTCCACCTCGCGCTGGAGAATGTCGAGGCGCTTGTCGGAGATCACCACGGTCTGGGCCAGCGCCTTGTCGTGGCGGACGAGCGCCGCGATGGACTCGACGAGCATCTTCTCGGCGATGCCGCCCATCTCGGAGATGCGCTGCCGGAGACCCTGAAGGTCGTTGTCGTAGGAGCTGACGATATGTTCCGCCATTGGATTAAGTCTCCCTCGAAGAGCTTCGATCAGCCGAAGCGGCCCGTGATATAGTCCTGAGTCTGCTTCTTGGTCGGGTTCATGAACATCTTGGTCGTGGGCCCGAACTCCACGAGCTCGCCGAGATACATGAAGGCCGTGAACTGCGAGATGCGTGCGGCCTGCTGCATGTTGTGCGTGACGATCACGATGGTGAACTCGGAGCGGAGCTGCTCGATCAGCTCCTCGATCTTGCCGGTGGAGATCGGATCGAGGGCCGAGGTCGGCTCGTCGAGCAGGATCACCTCCGGCCGCTGGGCAATGGTGCGCGCAATGCACAGGCGCTGCTGCTGGCCGCCCGACAGGCCCATGCCGGACTGGCGCAGCTTGTCCTTCGCCTCGTCCCAGAGCGCAGCCTTGCGCAGCGCTTCCTCGACACGGTCGTCGAGCTCGGATTTCGGCAGCTTCTCGTAAAGGCGGATGCCGAAGGCGATGTTGTCGTAGATCGACATGGGAAACGGCGTCGGCTTCTGGAACACCATGCCGACGCGGGCGCGAAGCTCGTTCACATCGATCGAAGGCGAGAGCACGTTCTGCCCGTCGAGCAGGATCTGTCCGTCCACGCGCTGCTCGGGGTACAGGCTGTAGATGCGGTTGAAGGTGCGCAGCAGGGTCGACTTCCCGCAGCCCGAAGGGCCGATGAGAGCCGTGACCTGC is part of the Microvirga terrae genome and encodes:
- a CDS encoding aspartate aminotransferase family protein; its protein translation is MTSPLLPTFARAELSFEKGEGPWLYGRDGERYLDFGAGIAVNALGHAHPHLVKALSEQAARIWHSSNLFQIPEGERLAQRLVDATFADYVFFTNSGAEANEAAIKMARRYHYVNGNPERFHIVTFEGAFHGRTLGTIAAGGQPKYLEGFGPKVQGFDQVPPEDLEALKAVIGPQTAALMIEPIQGEGGVRTVSASFLRELRALCDSQGLLLIFDEIQTGVGRTGKLFAYEWSGVTPDIMTVAKGIGGGFPLGACLATAEAGKGLTLGTHGTTFGGNPLAMAVGNAVLDVILEPGFLDGVERKGLLLKQRLAELKDRHPSVIAEVRGQGLMMGLRTVVPNTDFVSAARDQKLVVIGAGDNVVRLLPPLIITEADLGEAIDRLDAACAAIEAGQQAAAQPGAVQ
- a CDS encoding GcrA family cell cycle regulator; this encodes MMDAGGTWTDERVELLKKLWTDGLSASQIAAELGNVTRNAVIGKVHRLGLSGRAKDAKPVASAAARPRKATRAPSAPAPIAPQPHNNNVVLAPIPLQPAAEEPVVFAEDEVAIPMSERVTIMDLRESMCRWPMGDPTKPEFRFCGARSITGLPYCTHHARIAYQPVADRKRERRLARA
- the phoB gene encoding phosphate regulon transcriptional regulator PhoB — protein: MGPRVLIVEDEEPLMLLLRYNLEAEGYEVDSVSRGDEAEIRLREQVPDIVLLDWMLPGLSGIELCRRIRARTETERLPVIMLTARGEEGDRIRGLSTGADDYIVKPFSVPELLARVRALLRRAKPAHIATLLKAGDIELDRETHRVRRAGQELHLGPTEFRLLEFLMQSPGRVFSREHLLNAVWGHDVYIDERTVDVHVGRLRKAIGLPRRPDPIRTVRGAGYSFDETFAREEQQAASA
- the phoU gene encoding phosphate signaling complex protein PhoU, with product MAEHIVSSYDNDLQGLRQRISEMGGIAEKMLVESIAALVRHDKALAQTVVISDKRLDILQREVEESAILTIARRQPLAVDLRETISAIRISGDVERIGDMAKNIGKRALAIGDDFQPQKIVVGLQHMGDLVLGQLKDVLDAYAQKDTEKALDVWKRDGAIDALYTSLFRELLTYMMEDPRNISFCTHLLFCAKNIERIGDHTTNIAETVHYLVTGETLAIDRPKNDRSIDTTVAAGA
- the pstB gene encoding phosphate ABC transporter ATP-binding protein PstB is translated as MSTIALNTSSAIGNAAAADTGAPVRIAVKNLNFFYGDFRSLKDISLDFYDRQVTALIGPSGCGKSTLLRTFNRIYSLYPEQRVDGQILLDGQNVLSPSIDVNELRARVGMVFQKPTPFPMSIYDNIAFGIRLYEKLPKSELDDRVEEALRKAALWDEAKDKLRQSGMGLSGGQQQRLCIARTIAQRPEVILLDEPTSALDPISTGKIEELIEQLRSEFTIVIVTHNMQQAARISQFTAFMYLGELVEFGPTTKMFMNPTKKQTQDYITGRFG